The genomic DNA TCGGTTTGGAATGATGAAGATAAAAAATGGTATTTTGCTGTTTCTGATGTTACCGCAGTTTTGACGGATAGTACTAATCCTTCAGATTATTTAAAAAAAATCAGGAAACGAGACAAAGAACTTGCAAAAGGGTGGGGACAAATTGTCACCCCCCTTTTCATCGAAACAGCAGGTGGCAAGCAAAAGGTTAATTGTGCTAATGCAGAAGGACTTTTACGATTAATTCAATCAATTCCTTCACCAAAAGCTGAACCATTCAAAAGATGGCTTGCTAAAGTAGGATATGAAAGACTTGAAGAAATAGAAAATCCTGAATTAGCATCAAAACGGACAAGAGAGATTTATAAATCCAAAGGTTATTCAGATAAATGGATAGAAAAAAGAATGCGAAGTATCGCTATTCGTGATGAATTAACAGACGAATGGGAAAAACGAGGTGTAAAAGAACGAATTGAATATGCAATTTTAACAGCAGAAATATCTAAAGCTACATTTGGTCTAACTCCTTCTGAATACAGAGAAGTAAAAGGATTGAAAAGACAAAATCTTCGAGACCACATGACTGACCTTGAATTGATTTTTTCAATGCTTGGAGAAGCATCAACAACAAAAGTTGCAAGAGCTAAAGATACAAAAGGATTTATAGAAAANNNNNNNNNNNNNNNNNNNNNNNNNNNNNNNNNNNNNNNNNNNNNNNNNNNNNNNNNNNNNNNNNNNNNNNNNNNNNNNNNNNNNNNNNNNNNNNNNNNNATATATAGACTAAAGGACATCTTTTATTAGAATATTGCATATAAATTAATTTTAATCTGTGAATCTGTGGCAGTTTTTGTACTTTATATATTTTATGCTAAAAAAAACTAATCACTTACAATTAATTGTTACCTCCTTAGTAGTAGTGCCGTGTTTATTTGTAGCTTTAAAAACAAATTTTGACGATGGATAAACATCTTTATAGATTCTTATTGTATTCTCTTTTTTATCAAATGTTAAATAAAATGATTCAATGGATTTTCCATTTTCTGTTAATATTATTTTACTAATGTCATCAACATAAAGTATTTCTGCTAAAACATCAGCAAGGCAGTTTGCAGGTTTGTAAGGATTTTCTGTTGGTCGCAAAATATTTATTACAGGCTTTCGGAATGGAGAATTATAAATTACTGTTAATTGATCACTTGAAGAACCTGCTGAATTTGAAACTGTAACAACAACAGTTGTTTTATCTGATTGAAGTGATAATTTAAAATTTAATATTCCCGTTTTAGAATTAAAATCCAATGTTGTTACTTTTTTACCTGATGCGAGAACTGTTATTTGAGAAACTTTTTTAATGTTCCAAACTTGTGCTGTAAAATTTTGAATATTTTGTTCAGTTACATAAGGATTTTTTTGTGGTTTAGTTATTTTTACAACTGGTTTTTTTACAGGGATTACACATTTAATATTTACTACATCCGAGGCAAGTCCTGAACTGTTAGTTGCTGTAATCTCAAATTTTGATGTAGTTGCAACTTTTTTCTTTAGCGATAGCACTTTGTTATTAAAAGTAAATAAACTTGCAGGAATTGATTTGCCATTTTCTTTAACTGTAATCTGTGATTTTGAATCAATATTCAGAATTGTAGCTTTTATGTTAGCTTCGCAATTTCCGGTAGAAAAGAACTTAGAACTTGGCTGGGTAATAGTTACTTGTGGCTTGGGTTTAATTACACATTTTATAGTAACCACATCCGAAGCACTTCCGGCACTGTTAGTTGCTTTTATAAAAAACATAGATTCATCCGAAACATCTCTTTTAAATGAAAGCAACATTGTTTCAGCATTGTAACTAAACTCATTTTGCGAAAGCAGTTTTTTGTTTTCACTAACAGAAAGTTGAGATTTTGAATTTACATTCTTAATCTTTACCAACACATCAGCAACGCATTTCTCTGTTGAATAAACTTCTTTANNNNNNNNNNNNNNNNNNNNNNNNNNNNNNNNNNNNNNNNNNNNNNNNNNNNNNNNNNNNNNNNNNNNNNNNNNNNNNNNNNNNNNNNNNNNNNNNNNNNGCTCAAAACCTGTGAATTCAAATTGTAAGAATATTTATTTTGAGAAATTACATTAGCATTTTCAGTAACTGTAATTTGGGATTTTGAATTAACATTTCGAATTGTTGCTTTTATGTTCGCTTTGCAATCTTCTGAAGAATAAAAAGTTGAAGTAGGTTTAGTAATTACAACTGTTGGTTTCAACTCAATTTTTTTTGTACACTTTATTAATACAGAAGCAGAAGCACTACCTGAACTATTAGTAGCTGTTATTTTAAATTCACTATCTTCACTAAGCTTTCTTTGGATTTGCAAT from Bacteroidota bacterium includes the following:
- a CDS encoding Bro-N domain-containing protein yields the protein MSNIKLFESKQIRSVWNDEDKKWYFAVSDVTAVLTDSTNPSDYLKKIRKRDKELAKGWGQIVTPLFIETAGGKQKVNCANAEGLLRLIQSIPSPKAEPFKRWLAKVGYERLEEIENPELASKRTREIYKSKGYSDKWIEKRMRSIAIRDELTDEWEKRGVKERIEYAILTAEISKATFGLTPSEYREVKGLKRQNLRDHMTDLELIFSMLGEASTTKVARAKDTKGFIE